In Tistrella bauzanensis, the DNA window GACATGTGTAGTAATTAAACGCTCATGTATCACATGGCAAAGGTTATGTTATGGCGAATGCAAAAGGTGGATGGAAAGGAAGTTTGGCTTCGATTTTGAAGCAGCACAACGGATCCAAGGTCGATGGTTCCGTTGCTTCCTATGCAACGCAATATAAACGTTCAAGCGTCCTTTTTTCTTCATTTAAGGAACTCAGGACACTCGGATACAAGATTGATTCGGTGACCCAATTCAAGGGCAAGCACTTTGACGCACTTGTGCGTTCATGGTCTGCTCGCGGGCTCAGCTCATCCACGATACAAAATCGTATTTCTGTATTTCGTGTTTTCTGTAAATGGGTCGGGAAGGACGGAATGATCCAAAGATATGAAAAGCAGATCCGAGAGAGTGGCATTAGCCGTCGATCAATGGTTGCCGATAATGATCGTTCATGGTCGGCGGCAGGGGTGGATGTTCAGAAGAAAATAGGTGAAGTTTCTGCGCAGGATAAACGCGTCGGCATCCAATTGGAGCTTCAAAGAGCATTTGGGCTGCGGGCACGTGAATCAATGCAGTTACGCCCACATCAAGCGGATAAAGGTCATTATTTGGCGGTTTCGCACGGCACGAAAGGTGGTCGAGATCGCGTCGTTGAAATCGGCAACAAATACCAGCGTGATGTTCTCGATCGGGCCAAGGCACTCGCATCTAAAAACGGATCAACCATTGATCCGAAAAAGAACTTGTCTCAATGGAAAAATCATTATTATCGGGTCATTCGGTCGCATGGCATTACACGTGATTCTGGGTTCACGAGCCACGGGCTCCGCCATGAACGACTTAATGAAGTTTACAAGGAAGTTACGGGTAATTTGTCTCCGGTACAGGGAGGCGGGAAAGTAGATCGTGAGATCGATAACTTCGCTCGTCAAGAAGTTGCCGAAGTAG includes these proteins:
- a CDS encoding integrase domain-containing protein, whose amino-acid sequence is MANAKGGWKGSLASILKQHNGSKVDGSVASYATQYKRSSVLFSSFKELRTLGYKIDSVTQFKGKHFDALVRSWSARGLSSSTIQNRISVFRVFCKWVGKDGMIQRYEKQIRESGISRRSMVADNDRSWSAAGVDVQKKIGEVSAQDKRVGIQLELQRAFGLRARESMQLRPHQADKGHYLAVSHGTKGGRDRVVEIGNKYQRDVLDRAKALASKNGSTIDPKKNLSQWKNHYYRVIRSHGITRDSGFTSHGLRHERLNEVYKEVTGNLSPVQGGGKVDREIDNFARQEVAEVAGHSRSSISSAYLGSGRR